A window of the Henckelia pumila isolate YLH828 chromosome 3, ASM3356847v2, whole genome shotgun sequence genome harbors these coding sequences:
- the LOC140886408 gene encoding protein phosphatase 2C 7 gives MKINKQVSPLDFPPLWGLSSIRGRMSEMEDSVIALPHFLNIPSQMFGDGQIFGPELQDSDSTVHLFGVFDGHGGPQVANYCREHLHLALAEELSIASEANSQIANGVHNWKEEWTKVFVNCLRKLDDEVGGFPIGANRGMASNPVLPPIAPDSVGSTAVIAVVCSTHIIVANCGDSRAVLCRGKASMPLSIDHKPNREDECARIEAAGGRVINWEGYRVSGVLAMSRSIGDRYLRPYVIADPELMFIPRAKEDECLILASDGLWDVMTNQEACDLARRRILLWHSKNGATLSKERGEGVDLAAQDAADYLSQFALHRGSKDNISVIVVDLKAQRKVRNKT, from the exons ATGAAGATAAACAAGCAGGTCTCTCCCTTAGATTTTCCACCCCTTTGGGGCTTGTCATCGATTCGTGGAAGAATGTCTGAAATGGAAGACTCAGTCATTGCACTTCCACATTTCTTGAATATTCCTTCTCAGATGTTCGGTGACGGCCAAATTTTTGGCCCTGAGCTTCAAGATTCAGATTCAACTGTCCATCTGTTCGGAGTTTTTGATGGACACGGTGGTCCCCAG GTTGCTAATTATTGTCGAGAGCATCTACACCTAGCTTTAGCAGAAGAACTAAGTATTGCTTCCGAAGCAAATTCTCAGATTGCAAATGGTGTGCATAATTGGAAAGAAGAGTGGACTAAGGTTTTTGTCAATTGTTTGCGAAAACTAGATGATGAAGTTGGAGGATTCCCCATAGGTGCTAATAGGGGCATGGCTTCTAACCCTGTACTTCCACCAATTGCTCCTGACTCAGTTGGTTCTACCGCCGTTATTGCTGTTGTTTGTTCGACTCATATTATTGTTGCTAATTGTGGTGATTCAAGAGCAGTTCTTTGTCGGGGGAAAGCATCAATGCCATTATCTATAGACCATAAA CCAAATAGAGAGGACGAGTGCGCCAGGATAGAAGCTGCAGGAGGCAGGGTCATTAATTGGGAAGGATATCGAGTTTCAGGGGTCCTCGCCATGTCAAGATCCATTG GTGATAGATACTTGAGGCCCTATGTTATTGCTGATCCGGAATTGATGTTCATTCCTCGAGCAAAAGAAGACGAGTGTCTTATCCTAGCTAGTGATGGTCTATGGGACGTTATGACAAATCAAGAGGCTTGTGATTTGGCACGAAGACGAATCCTACTATGGCACAGTAAGAACGGCGCCACCCTTTCGAAAGAAAGAGGTGAAGGCGTTGATCTAGCTGCCCAAGATGCAGCAGATTATCTCTCACAGTTTGCTCTCCATAGAGGAAGCAAAGATAATATCTCCGTTATTGTGGTGGACTTGAAAGCTCAAAGGAAGGTTAGAAACAAGACTTGA